A part of Halobaculum sp. MBLA0143 genomic DNA contains:
- a CDS encoding DUF58 domain-containing protein, which produces MTDESTSADATETRAADTRATDAETAGDWDWVDEEWDEPTGGGGGGDTAGSSDDDIGATDESETTDESETADETATVLGRERLWRRWRVWLGGALGLVGLGLLYGAPLVVASAVVPLTYVGYAAVSALPATASVRLTRAVPDRQTTPGDAVPVELTVENDGDAVLTDLRVVDGVPEELGVVDGSPRAALSLRPGETASLQYEVVARRGSYQFDAGRVRVRSLAGSDAATLSVPVGGDDAVGCTAPAATVGVSRAAPLGVGSATADTGGEGLEFHSTRTYRRGDPRSRVNWRQYAKRRQLVTTEFREERAGRAVVLVDVRPSTRRSAAAAHPTGAEYAAYAAEAAVERLRADGDEVSLAVLGLSPEAVSVPVSTAGETAWVRRADGADGRRRARETLAAAAAVAGERSRESPGEGGYDGDVPRGTDAAAASLVARCPDGAEVIVVSPFPDSVPTAYARRFAVAGHAVSVIAPDNTGGDSLGGRTAAVARRLRLRDARPLCRTVVDWPSDRPLGLAVARALAGGGRR; this is translated from the coding sequence GTGACGGACGAGTCGACGAGCGCCGACGCGACCGAGACGCGGGCGGCGGACACACGCGCGACCGACGCCGAGACGGCCGGCGACTGGGACTGGGTCGACGAGGAGTGGGACGAGCCGACCGGCGGCGGAGGGGGCGGTGACACCGCGGGGAGCAGTGACGACGACATCGGAGCGACCGACGAGAGTGAGACGACCGACGAGAGCGAGACGGCCGACGAGACGGCGACGGTGCTCGGTCGGGAGCGGCTGTGGCGTCGGTGGCGGGTGTGGCTCGGTGGGGCCCTTGGCCTCGTCGGGCTGGGGCTGTTGTACGGCGCACCGTTGGTCGTTGCGAGCGCGGTGGTGCCGCTGACGTACGTCGGCTACGCGGCCGTGTCGGCGCTGCCGGCGACGGCGAGTGTCCGGCTGACCCGCGCGGTGCCCGACCGCCAGACGACACCCGGGGACGCCGTCCCGGTGGAACTCACCGTCGAGAACGACGGCGACGCGGTCCTGACGGATCTGCGGGTGGTCGACGGCGTCCCCGAGGAGCTGGGGGTCGTGGACGGCTCCCCGCGGGCGGCGCTGTCGCTCCGCCCCGGGGAGACGGCGAGCCTGCAGTACGAGGTGGTCGCCCGCAGGGGGAGCTACCAGTTCGACGCCGGTCGCGTCCGGGTCCGGTCGTTGGCCGGCAGCGACGCGGCGACGCTCTCCGTCCCGGTCGGCGGCGACGACGCCGTCGGCTGTACCGCGCCGGCGGCGACGGTCGGCGTCTCGCGTGCGGCGCCGCTGGGCGTCGGGAGCGCGACGGCCGACACCGGCGGCGAGGGGCTGGAGTTCCACAGCACCCGGACGTACCGCCGTGGCGACCCCCGGTCGCGGGTGAACTGGCGGCAGTACGCGAAGCGTCGCCAGCTCGTCACGACGGAGTTCCGAGAGGAGCGCGCCGGCCGGGCGGTGGTGCTGGTGGACGTGCGGCCGTCGACCCGACGGTCGGCGGCCGCGGCCCACCCGACGGGTGCGGAGTACGCCGCCTACGCGGCGGAGGCGGCCGTCGAACGGCTCCGCGCGGACGGGGACGAGGTGTCGCTCGCGGTGTTGGGGCTGTCACCCGAGGCGGTGTCCGTCCCGGTGTCGACCGCCGGAGAGACGGCGTGGGTGCGACGAGCGGACGGCGCCGACGGCCGACGGCGGGCCCGGGAGACGCTGGCGGCCGCGGCCGCGGTCGCGGGCGAGCGGAGCCGGGAGTCGCCCGGGGAGGGAGGGTACGACGGCGACGTGCCGCGCGGGACGGACGCCGCGGCCGCCTCGCTCGTGGCCCGGTGTCCGGACGGGGCGGAGGTGATCGTGGTCTCCCCGTTCCCCGACAGCGTGCCGACGGCGTACGCCCGGCGGTTCGCCGTCGCCGGCCACGCCGTCTCCGTGATCGCGCCGGACAACACCGGCGGCGACAGCCTCGGCGGTCGGACGGCCGCGGTGGCGCGTCGACTCCGGCTCCGGGACGCCCGACCGTTGTGTCGGACCGTCGTCGACTGGCCGAGCGACAGACCGCTAGGGCTGGCGGTCGCGCGGGCACTCGCCGGGGGTGGACGGCGGTGA